GCGGCGCAAGCTCGAGGAACTGGATGAAGCCATAGCCGCGGCGGCGGGATTGTGGCTCGACGTCAGCGCATCGCGCACCTGGGCCGCACCGGGAGGCCAGGTGGAGCTGGCCATGACGGCGCTGAACCGTTCTTCGCTGCAGGCGCGCCTGCTCGGCGTGGCTCTGGAAGGCATGCGCGGCGCGCCGTCCTTCTCCGGCGGGCCTCTCGAGTACAATCAGCCGCAGACCGGCCGCGCCACTCTGCGGGTGCCGGCCGACGAGCCCCTGACGCAGCCGTTGCAGCTGCGCCATCCGCAGAAGGGCAACCTCTATGGAATTCCGAACCTCGCTGAAGTCGGCCCGGCGGAAGCCCCGCCCGTGCTGACCGCGGTCTTTCGCGTGGAGATTGCGGGCGGAGAGATCCTGGTGCGCCGCCCCGTCGAACACCGTTACGTCGATCGCGTGCGCGGGGAACGGACGCGGCCTTTCGTGATCGCGCCGCCGGTCTCGCTCCATGTCTCCGAAACGCCGCTGCTGTTCCGGACCTCCGCGGCGCGGCCTGTTGCTGTGGAAGTGCGGGCGGTGACCGGAGCCACGGAAGGCGCCGTGAAGCTCGAGGCGCCGCAGGGGTGGAGCGTCGAGCCGGCCGAGCACCGGTTTTCCCTCGCCGATGCCGGACAGTCGGCGACAGTCACGTTTCAGGTCGCGCCCCCGGCGGCGCCGGCCAGGGGCGTTCTCCGCGCCTCGGCGCGGGCGGGCGGGCGCGAGTGGCGCGACAGCGTGGTCCGCATCGAATACGAGCACATCCCGCCGCAGGTCGTGCTGCGCCCCGCCGAGACGCGCCTGCTTCGGGAAGAGATTCTGATCTCGGCGCGGCGCGTGGGCTACGTCATGGGCGCCGGCGACTTCGTGCCCGAGGCGCTCCGGGAAATGGGCTGCGAAGTCGAGCTGCTCGACGAGCGCCGGCTCACGCAGGGCGATCTTTCAGCCTACGATGCCATCGTCACCGGCATCCGCGCTTTCAACACGCGCGCCGATCTGCGCGCGGCGGCGGGCAGGTTGCGGGAATACATGGAGCGCGGCGGAACGGTCGTGGTGCAGTACAACACGCTGGAAGGGTTCGGCCCTGATGCCTCCGATGCGCTGCTGCGCAACGTCGGACCGTTTCCCCTGCGCACAGGACGGAGCCGCGTCACGGTGGAAGAGGCGCCCGTCCGCGTGCTCCTGCCGGACCATCCGTTGCTTCAGCGCCCGAACCGGATTTCTGCGAAGGATTTCGACGGCTGGATCCAGGAACGGGCGCTCTATTTCCCGTCCGAGTGGGACGGACGGTATGAAGCCCTGCTGGAAACCGCCGACCCCGGCGAGCCCCCGCAGCGCGGCGGGCTCCTGTTCGCCCGTGTCGGACAGGGCGCCTACATCTTCACGTCCTATGCGTGGTGGCGTCAGCTGCCCGCCGGAGTAACCGGCGCATGGCGGATTTTCGCCAATCTCGTGAGCGGGGGGAAATGAACCTGCACGAAGAAAAACCGCCCTTCTGGGGCACTTGGGGCCGGATCTACGCCGCGCTGGGCGTGTATCTGGCGGTGGTCATCGTCCTGTTCACCTGGTTCACCTGGAGCTGGAACCAGTGAGGCCGCTGGACTGGTGGGTGCTGGGCGCCTCGCTGGCGGGCGTCGTCCTCTATGGTGTGTGGCGCAGCCGCGGCAGCCGCACCACCCAGCAGTATCTGCTGGCCGACCGGACGATGCCCTGGTATGCCATGGCCCTTTCAATCATGGCGACGCAGGCCAGCGCCATTACCTTCATCTCCACCACCGGCCAGAGCTACGTCGACGGCATGCGCTTCGTGCAGATGTACCTCGGCCTCCCGCTCGCGATGATTCTGATCTCGGCGTTCGCCGTGCCCCGCTTTCACGCCTCGGGCGTGTTTACGGCCTACGAATATCTCGAAAAACGTTTCGACGCGAAAACCCGCGCCCTCGCCAGCATCATCTTTCTCCTCTCCCGGGGGCTGGCTGTGGGCGTGGCCCTGTCGGCCCCCGCAGTGGTGCTGACGGTCATCATTGGCCTGCCCAGCCAGTGGACAACGCTCATCATGGGGGCGCTGGTGGTGGCCTACACGGCCTCAGGCGGCATCGCCGCTGTCACGTGGACGGAGTTCGTCCAGATGCTCGTGATGACCGCCGGAATCCTGGCCGCGCTGCTGACCGTGATTTTCCTCCTGCCCGCGGAGGTGGGGCTGCGGGAAGCGCTCGCCGTGGCGGGCGCCGCCGGCAAGCTCAACGCTGCCGTGTGGCGGTTCGACTGGAACGACCAGTACAACATCTGGAGCGGCGTCATCGGCGGCATGTTCCTCGCGCTTTCCTACTTCGGGTGCGACCAGAGCCAGGTCCAGCGCTACCTCACCGGCAAAAGCGTCGCCCAGTCCCGCCTCGGGCTGCTGTTCAACGGCGTCGCCAAGATCCCCATGCAGTTCTTCATCCTCTTCACCGGCGCGATGGTGTTCGTCTTCTATGTGCACACGCAGCCGCCGCTGGTGTTCCATCCCCAGGCGATGAAGGCGCTCGAGCGGCAGGCTGGGTTCAGCCAGCTGAAGCAGGAATACGACGCGGCCTTCGCGCAGCGCAAAGCCGCGGCGCAGCGGCTCGATCTGCCCGCGTTCCGCGAGGCGCACGGGCGCGTGGATGAAATCCGCGGGCGCGCGCTCTCTCTGGCGGGACAGGCGATGGGCCAGGAGCGCGTCAACGACACGAATTACGTGTTCCTCTGGTTCGTCGTGCATCATATCCCCGCAGGCGTCGTCGGCCTCATCATGGCTGCGATCTTCGCGGCGGCGATGTCGACCATCTCCGCCGAAATCAACTCGCTCGCCACGGTGACCATGGTGGACATCTACCGGCGCTTCCTCCGCAGGGAAGAGCGCGACGGACACTACCTCGCCTCCTCGCGGTGGCTGACGCTTTTCTGGGGCGTCTATGCCATCGTCACGGCCCTGTACGCCCAGAATCTCGGCTCGCTCGTCGAAGCGGTCAACCGCCTGGGATCGCTGTTCTACGGAACCCTGCTCGGCGTCTTCATTCTCGCGTTCTTCTTCCCGCGCGTGAAGGGCACCGCCGCGTTCCTGGCGATGATCCTTGGCGAGGCGTCAGTCATCGCGGTCTGGCGCTCCACGGACCTCGCCTTCCTCTGGCTCAATGCCATCGGCTGCATCGCCGTTGTCGCCTCCGGCTGCCTGCTTTCGGCCGGCGCCCGCGCCGCCCACCGGCCGGCCTGACAACGCTACAATCGGCTTGGAAGCTCCACTGGGCCGGTGCCCGGCCTGGTCTTCAAAACCAGTGGGCGGCCCTCTGGCGCCGCTGGTGGGTTCGACTCCCACGAGCTTCCGCCACGCCCTCCCTCCTCCGAAATTCCGTGAAATTTCCTCTATAATTCCGGGTTTCCGCCCGCTCCCGGTTTCGGTAAAATAGGCTCGATTCGGGGCGTCCCCCCGGTGAGGTTAGCCGTGAGCCAGATGGAAAGAATCTACAAAATTCATAAAATGCTCGACAAAAATCGGGCTGTGCCGTTTCAGAAATTACTCGAGGAACTGGAGGTCAGCCGGGCGTCGCTCAGGCGCGACCTGCAGTACATGCGGGACCGCCTCGGGGCGCCGATCGAGTACAGCCGGGAGCGCCGCGGCTACATTTACGCCCAGCCGCCCGCCGGCGAAGACGGCGATTCAGCCCGCTACCAGCTCCCCGGAGTCTGGCTCACGCCCGGGGAGATGCACGCGCTGCTTCTGATGTACGAGCTCCTCAGCCAGATGGATTCCCGCGTGCTGGAAGGAGCGCTGGCGCCGGCTGCGCGCCGCATCGAGGCTCTCATTTCGGGCGGCAGGGTGAAACCGAAGGATATCCGCCGCCGTTTCCGCATCATCGCCGCCCGCCACCGTCCGGTCGACGAGCAGATTTTCCGCATCGTCAGCACTGCCGTGCTGCAGAGAAAGCGGCTGAATCTGACCTATTTCAGCCGCTCGCGCGGAGAAATCATGTCCCGCACGGTCAGCCCCCAGCGCCTCATCTGGTACAGCTCCAACTGGTATCTCGACGCCTGGTGCCACACAAGGGAGGATTTCCGGAGCTTCTCGCTGGACGCGATCCGCGGCGCCGCGCTGCTCGATCAGAAGGCTGACGAGCATCCGCAGGAAATTCTCGACCAACGGCTCGGCGCAGGATACGGGATCTTCGCCGGTCCGCCCCGGGAAACGGCGCTCCTCCGGTTCGGGCTTCCCGCGTCGCGATGGATCGAAAGGGAAATCTGGCACCCGGACCAGCGCCTCACCCCGCTTCCGGGCAACGAATTCCTCCTGGAGGTGCCCTACTCGGATCCCCGTGAACTCGTGCAGGACATCCTGCGGTTCGTCCCGCACGTCGTCGTGGAGTCGCCGGATTCCCTGCGCCAGCTCGTTCTCAGGCATCTCCAGGACGCCCTTGCCGCGCACAGCGGCGAAGTGCGGAAGCCCGCAGCCGGCGAAGCCCGCCTGTCGGCTGGATGAATTTCTTTCCGCAGGATCGCGTGGTGAGCCACCAGGCGCAACACAATCCAGTCAGGGGAGGGAAATCGGAGGAGGAGCTGGCGCCGGCCGGCGCTGGGGAGTAGCTCCCTGCTCTCCAGCGCCGCCGGACGCGGCAGGCGCCCCGCGGCGCTGGAGAGGAGAAGTCCATGGCAGTCAGACTGCTCCACACAGCCGACTGGCAGATCGGAATGAAAGCGGCCCACCTCGGCCCGGCGGCGCCCCGCGCCCGCGAGGCGCGGCTCGAAACCGCCCGCCGCATCGCAGAGCTGGCCCGCGCGGAAAAAGTCGATCTCGCCATCCTTGCCGGCGACACCTTCGAGCACTCCGCAGTCCCGCTTGACGATGTCGGCCGCGTGGCCCGTACGCTTGCGGATTTCGGCTGCCCCGTCATCGTCCTGCCCGGCAACCATGATCCGCTCGGGGCTGGCAGCCTCTGGGAGCTGCCGGTCTGGGACGAATGCCCCAACGTCCGCATCGCCCGTCTGGAAACCCCCATCGAACTGGAATCCTGCGTCGTCTTCCCCTGTCCTCTCCGCAGCCGCTGGGGAACGGGCGATCCCACCGCCTGGATTCCCTCCGGCCTGTTCGGGGACCGCATCCGTATCGGCGCCGCCCATGGCGCCGTGGCCGGTTTGCCCAACCAGGAGCAGACCTATTCGATCCCCGCCGATGCCCCTGCTCTGCGCCGTCTCGACTATCTGGCTCTCGGAGACTGGCATTCGGCGCGCCAGTACCGCAGCCCGGACGGCGCCGTCCGCATGGCTTACAGCGGCACGCCGGAGCCTGCTTCGTTCGCCGAGGACGCCAGCGGCTTCGTGCTGCTCGTCGACATCGACTCGCCCGGCGCGGCGCCGCGCATCCGCCAGCAGCGCGTCGCCCGCCTGCGGTGGATCCGGGAAGAGTTCCAGATCCTCGAGTCCGGCGCCCTCGCCGCGGTTCTCCGCAAGCTCGAGCCGCTCGCCTCGCCTGAAACGGTCGCGGAACTGCATCTCGCCGGAGCCCTGTATCCCGAGGATCGCGACACGCTCGCCGCTCTGCGGCAGCTCGCGTCCCGGTTTCTCTTCCTCCGCATCGACGACGGTCTGCGCCCGGTGCTGCGCCTCGAGGATCTCCCGGACGGCCCCCTCCGCGAGGCCGCCCGCCGTCTCGATCAGCTCGCCCTGCAGGAAGACCCGTCCGCCGAGGCGCGTCAGGCTCTCCAGACCCTGCTCGCTCTCGCGAAAGGAGCCGGCGCATGATTGTCCGCAGAATCGCCGTCGAACACTTCGGCCGGTTTCTCCAGCCTCTCGAGGTCGCGCTCGATCCCGCGCGCCCCAATCTTCTCGCCGGGCCCAACGGCAGCGGCAAGTCCACGCTGCTCGCCGCTCTCGCCTCCGCCTTCACCGTTTCCGCCACCTCCAATGCCCAGGAGATCAAACGCTGGCAGCCGTGGCAGCGGAATCTCTTCCCGCGCGTCACCGTCGAGTTCGAGCACGCAGGCAGCCTCTGGCGGCTTCAGAAAGAGTTCGCCTTCAGCCCCCGCGGAAAGGCGCTTCTGGAGCGTTTCGAGGAAGGACGATGGCGGCCGCACGCGCAGGGAAGACATGTGGAAGAGCGCCTGCCGGAGTTTCTGGGCGCCCCGCAGGGCGGCTCCGGCTCCTGGCTCGTGGCCGGGGCGCTGTGGGCCCGGCAGAATGAACTCGCGGAACTGCGCCTCGATCAGCCTCTGCAGGAGCGCATCCGCAACTCGCTGGGCGCCCAGATCCGCTCCGGCCTGGTCGACACCGTCCTGCGCGAAGCGAAGCGGCTGTATGACGAGGATTGGCCGCCTGAGGGCAAATCGCTCCGGAAGTCTTCCCCGATCCGCACGCTGGAAGACGAACTGACACGCCTGCGCGACCGGGTCCGTGCGCTCCAGGAGAGCCTTGACGCGCTGGAGAACGACCGCATTCAGCTCGAAAAAGCCCGCGATGAGAGTGCCGCCCTTGAAGTTCGCAAGTCGGAGCTCGAAGCCCGGCTCAGGGAACTGGGCGAAAAGCTGAAACTCAAAACGGAGCTCGACGCCGGCCGCCTCGAGCTCGAGAAATCCATCCAGGCGGCCCGCTTCGAACTCGACACCGCCGCTTCGGTTCTCAAACTGCGGCAGACGATTGCCGCCGATCTGGACGCGGCGGCAAAAGCGGTCTCCGCGCTCGAGGAGCGCCTGCAGCGGGCGCGGGCGGAAGTCAAGTCCGCGGAAGACGCATGGATCCAGGCCCGGGCCGCCGCCTCCGCGCGTGCGGCGGAGGCCGAGGCGCAGATCAGGAGCCTCAACGCCCCGCCGCGGGATCTGCTCGACCGGGCCGCCCGTCTGGACCAGCAGCTTCGCGAGCTGCAGGCCAGGCTGGATGGCGCGCTGCTCCATGTTCAGCTTCAGCTGGACGCGCCCGCCCGGATCGGCGTGCACAAGGGCAGCCCGGAAGGCGTGCTGGAAGGCCAGGCGGGAGAGACGCTGGAGATCAGCGGCTCGCCCGAAATCGAGCTGGCCCTGCCCGGCTTCGGGCGGATGCGCATCTGGGGGCCTTCCGCCTCGGTGGAAGAACTCCGCGGCCAGATCGCCCGCGTGCGCCTTGAGCGCCATCAACTGACGCAGCCCTGGGGCGCCGCGGATCTGAATCTCCTCGAGGAAAAGCGCCGTCAGGCCGAGTCGCTGGAGAACGAGGCCGGCGCCCTCAGAAAGGCTCTTGCCGCCCACGAGAGCGGCGCGAGCCCGGAAGCCGTCTCGTTCGCCCGCGCCCGCGACTCTGTCCGCGATCTCGAGGAGCAGCTCCGGCAGGCGCACGACAGGCAGCGCGCCCTCCAGCAGCAGAAAGCCGCCCTCGATAGCGACCCCCGCGGCGAATCTGCGCTGCAGCAGGCAAAGGAGGAAGCGGCGCGGCGGCTCGCCGTGGACGAAACCCGCCTCAGGGAGTTGCTCGAACGCCTCGCGCTGCTGCCCGCCGGTCTCGACCTTGAAAAGCAGCGCGCCGAGAACGAACTCGCCCGGCTGCAGACGCAGCTGGAACAGGCGCGCGAACTGCGCGCGCGGCTCAGCGAACGCATCGCGCAGAAACAGGGCGAAGGCGCCTATGCCCGGCTCGCCGAGGCCGAAGAACAGTTGGCGGCGAAACAGCAGGAGTACGATTCCGCCCTGCGCCAGGCCCGCGCCAACCGCCTCCTCTGGCAGACGCTCAACGACGTTCTCGAAGAAGCCGAAGGCTCGATCCTGCCCCGCCTCGAGCAACGGACCATTCAGGTCCTGTCCCGCATCAATGGGGGCTTCCTTCGCGGCGTCCGGCTGGATCGGAGCTCCTGGAAACCGGACGCTGTCACGCCCGCGGAGGCCGCCGGCGCGCTTGAGGTGGCCCCGGACCGCATCTCCGGCGGCGAGCAGGAGCAGCTTCATTTCGCGCTCCGGCTCGCCCTCGCCGATATCCTCTCCGAAAGCGAACCTCAGCTCGTCGTGCTCGACGATGTCCTGCTCGCCACCGACTCTGCCCGCCTCCGCAGGATCCTCGATCTGATCGAAGAGCGCCGCCCGCGCATGCAGTTCCTCATCCTCACCTGCCACCCGGAGCGCTTCGGCGGGCTCGAGGATGCGCGCCTCGTCCGCCTCGGCGCTCGCGACCACTCGGCCTCTGCCTGAAGCACCCACCTGAAAAGCGCAAGGGCATCCAGGCTTCGCCCGGATGCCCTTGACTGTCCGCGATGCGATGATTCAGTTCCGGTTCAGCCGCCGCCGCAGCAATCCCAGCCCCAGCAGCCCTGCGCCGATGAGGGCGTAGGTGCCGGGCTCGGGGACATAGTGGGCGGACAGGACGACGTCGTTCATGTCCCAGTCCCCATAAAGGCGGTCCTCGAAGCCGAAGTAGAACTGGTTCATCAACTGCGTGTTCCGGAATGCGGCCACGCCCAGAGGACTGGCGTCCGAACGGAAAAAGTCCCCTGAGCTCGAATCCGAAAGATACAGGGCGATCACATCGCTGGCCAGAATCGTCACGGTGTCGCCCACCCATTTCGTCTGATTGAAAAGCGGGTAAAGCGTAGGCGTAGCGCTCAGCGGATAATAATAGCCGACTTCAAACGTTGGAGAGCCGGCGATCCGCCCCTCCAGCCTGAATGTCCACTGTCCCGGCGCCAGCAGAAACGGAGTGATCGCGTCGTTGTCCGAATAGTACTCGAGGTTGCTGCCCCCCAGGTTCAGGCCGGTGCCCGGGGTGCCATTCTGAAGATTCCCGCATCCTGCGAATCCGCCGGCGAGGAAGAAGCCCGCGTTGCAGGACGCGCCATCAGACGACGTCCGGTCCCAGAAAGGCACGTTGTCGTTGTTGACGTTGGGCCATCCGCTCCACGTGCCCGGACCGATGATGGGTGATCCCAACACGCTGCAGGCCGCCACGGCCAGAATGGCCATGAGCGGCAGGATTCTTCTGAAAAACATCTACCCCTCCTCAAATTTCTGAACTCAAGCGCCGGTACAGCCTCGCGGTGATGAGGCACCCTAGCGTTCTGCCCTCAATGTGGGTGAGAGATTTGACCCTGGCAATAGGAGGACCCGCTCCTTTTGCACTGGCTCTCTCGGGCTCTCCGGCTCCCGCCGCGCTCTCCTCTGCAGCGCTGCATGGCTTTGCATCCACCCGAAGCCGTTGAGAAAACTGAGTGTCGGCGATGGATGACTCACATCCGCCCGGCGCCGGAAAGTGCTGGTACGCGAGTCGGAATTCACCAGCGCCCGGCGCCGCCCAAAAAAACAGCCGGAATCCGGCTTGTGCAGGATTCCGGCCCAATCTCATCCAGTATGTGGTCTCAGGTTATCCAATCCGTCTCCGGAGAAGGCCAAGAGCGGCGAGCCCCGCGCCGATCAGGGCGTATGTGCCAGGCTCCGGAATTTCGCCCGTCTGCCTGTACAACTGCCGCACATCCGAGAGCTTGGCGAAAGCAAAGCCCTGCTCGACATTGGCCACCAGAAGAATGTCCTTGTTCACCCGGATCTTCGAGTAGCCCTGCGGCAGGTTGATTAAATCCATCAGGACGCTGGGGTAATAGACAAGACCGTTGCCCACGATGTTCAACCCGTCGTAAACAACCTCGCTGACGGTGACGATTGAGTCTGGAGGGTTGCTCGCACCTCCATTGATGCTCAGATAGACGCCGTCGATGAGATAGGGCGAAGCCGCGGTCACATCCCAGGAAACATTCAGATTCCACGTCGTGGGGCAATTCCCCGGAGTGCATGCCGCATACATGCCCCCGGTCAGCTGGAGCCCGAACAGGCCGCCCTGTGTGATCGGATTGACCTGAACGCCTGAAAGATCCGTAGGAGTGGCAGTGCCCGATCCAAAGATTGTCAGCACAGCCTCAAAATTGCTGAAGACCTTGTCGCCGGATGTGACCGTGCCATTTGTGTCGATGAGCGTTTGCAGGGATACCGGTGTCGCCCAAGCCATGCCACCGGCGATGATCAGTACGCCTGCCAGCAACCACATGCGTTTCATGTTTCAGTCGCTCCTCCCGGAAAATCAAGAGCTCTCGGGCTCACTCTGTAAAGGTAGGGAAGATTCCTGATTGAATCCATGCGCACTGGTCTAGTACGCGTCGGCTCAAGCGCCGGATTGTCCGGACTGGAGATTCAATTCCTGTTGACAGAGTGGTCCTGAGTCCCTGGTCGGTGCCGCTTCTTTGCCTTGTATTTGCCCGAACTCCGTGCTTCGGTACTGGAGGTTGGCGGCTTTTGCGCGCGAGTGGTTTTAGTACAGGTGCGCTCTATTTTTCCGGCTGAGAGGGGCTCAATCCGCGCGGATCCGCTTGCCGCTTGAACTCCCCGTGTGACAGATGCGGAAAGAGGCCGGGTGCAGGTAGCTGCACATTCACCCTCTCGCGCCTTCTATCTGGGATGATTGCGGCTCTTTTCCTTGGCGGGCTTCCCGTCTTGGCCGGTCGCCTGGAGCGGCAGAGGCCCTTCACCCTGTCGAACCCGGACGCGAAGGCGCCGGCAGGCGCTGCAGCCGGGGCAGGGCCCCGAATGCCCGCTTGCGGTAGTAGGCAGGCAGCCGCCACAGCAGGGGCGTCCGCTCAAACCGTTTCAGCGCCTTCAGGATGCGGGACTTCCGGAGGCTCTCATCCAGTCGGCTGGCGATGTCGGCACGGCCGTGCCGCTCTGCCAGGTCCCGCAGCCGCCCGATGAGGATCTGGCCCTTGGCCGAAGTGGCTTCCAGCTGTGAGGCCAGCTCGACACGATAAAGCGAAATGTCAAACGTCTTGCACTCGCCGAGTTTTCCGATTGCGTCCAGAGCCAGCATATTGCGCACGCACTTTTCGCAGCGGCTGCAATTGCGGTCGTCCTGGCCGTGCGTGTCCTCGCCGATGAAGCAGACGTGAAGGTTCTCAAGCACCAATGGAAATTGGGCGACGAACTCGGTCTTTTCGAGCCGCGTGTGGCTGAGGCCGTCGTGCAGAATCCGCATCGACGAAGTCGAGAACAGAGGATCCGTCAGCGGATGCGAGCCCCAGGGAATGTCCGGCGAAAGCTCTGATGAGGGAATCAGCCCTGCGCCAAAGGCGCTTTCCATCTGCAGGTGCGAGCCCGCCAGTGCAGCGCCCGCTGCGAACGTCTCCCACGGCAGCTTGCCCCAGCGCGTTTCCCGCAGATTCGTTGCCAGCCGGAAGAACCGCGCGCCCATCTGGGCGGCGATGCTTTCCAGCCGCGCTGTCAGGCGCGCATGCGCCTCCTTTTTCCAGAGCGGCATGTCCAGACCCTGGACATGTATGTAGTGCTTGCACTCGGGGTGCCGGAGCACGGTGAAAAAACTGTCAACGCCTGCGGTGAAGGAAGAGACGACTCCCGGCTTGGGCAATCCCGGGGGGAGCGTCTCGGCATGGATCTGAACCGGTTTCGCCAGGTCTGGATACCAGTAGCGCCAGATGGAGAGCAGAGTCTGCGCATGGAGTTTCAGCCATGCATCCACGGGCAGGTCGATCTGCAGATCCTCCCCGATCACTGCGGCCAGCGGCAGCGCCAGCGCCAGCCACGCGTTGCCGTTCGCCGGAGGAGGCACTTCTTCCGGAACACGGAACCACAACTGCTCCCTCGTTCCGTCTCCGAATTCCAGATCCACCGTCGATTGGCGGAACCCGCCGCTCACCAGATCATGCCTGAGATTGAGAACCTTCACGCATTCTCCTCCCCCTCCACTCTAGCCCACGGTGCCGTTCAGAGCATGTACCCTCTGACCCTTCGGTGCATCAGCAGCAATGAAAATCCCCGCAGGCTTATCACCGCGAGCGAAGGGCGCGAAGCGCCCGGGAACGACCGGTCCCCAACCTTGCCTCCCGCGCCCTCCCCAACGGGCTTCCCCTCGCGCTCGCGCGAGGGCTGCATCCCAACCGTGCTGCCCGAGCCCTCCCCAACCGGGTTTCCCCTCGCGCTCGCGCGAGGGCTGCATCCCAACCGTGCCCCCCGCGTCCTCCCTAACGGGCTTCCCCTCGCGCCCGCGCGAGGGCTGCATCCCAACCGTGCCCCCGCGCGCTCTCCTGCGGGCTTCCCCTCGCGCTCGCGCGAGGGCTGCATCCCAACCGTGCCCCCCGCGTCCTCCCTAACGGGCTTCCCCTCGCGCTCGCGCGAGGGCTGCATCCCAACCATGCCTCGCGCGCCCTCCCCAACGGGCTTCCCCTCGCGCTCGCGCGAGGGCTGCATCCCAACCGTGCCCCCGCGCGCTCTCCTGCGGGCTTCCCCTCGCGCTCGCGCGAGGGCTGCATCCCAACCGTGCCCCCCGCGCCCCCCCCAACGGGCTTCCCCTCGCGCTCGCGCGAGGGCTGCATCCCAACCGTGCCTGCCGCGTCCTCCCCAACGGGCTTCCCCTCGCGCTCGCGCGAGGGCTGCATCCCAACCGTGCTGCCCGAGCCCTCCCCAACCGGGTTTCCCCTCGCGCTCGCGCGACGGCTGCATCCCAACCGTGCCCGCCTGAGTTGCGAGAACGAGCGGACCCCTGGCCCGAACGGCGGTTTCCGCGCGAGCAGCCGCACGCGCAGCCCCTTCCGGCAGACCGTTCCCAGGTCCGCCGGCAACGGCGCAGCCACGCTAGCTGTACAGCCGGTCCCAGCTCCGCTCGTTGTTCCAGTTCTCCGTCGGTTCGAAGTACCCCGTCCCCGGCGCCAGCCGCCGCTTCACTTCGTCCGGGTTCGGTTCCACTCCGAGCCCCGGCTTCTCCGGCACGGCGGCAAACCCCTTCTCGTACAGAGGCTGATCGTTGCCTGTCACGAGATTCGACCACCACGGCACATCCACCGAGTGATGCTCCAGCACCAGGAAATTCTCCGTCGCCGCCGCGCAGTGCACGTTCGCCATGAACGAAATCGGCGTCCCCGCGAAGTGCATCGCCATGGCGTGCCCGTACTCCATCACCGCATCGCCGATTTTCTTCGTCTCCAGCAGCCCGCCCGACGACGCCAGGTCCGGATGGAAAATGTCCACCGCGTGGTGCTTCGCCAGCTCGATGAACGGCTCTTTGAGATAGATGTCCTCTCCGGTCAGCGTCGGAATGTCCACCGCCAGCGTGATCTGCTTCCACAATTCCGTCTCCGTCCACGGAATCATGTCCTCCAGCCAC
This DNA window, taken from Bryobacteraceae bacterium, encodes the following:
- a CDS encoding GlcNAc-PI de-N-acetylase; amino-acid sequence: MRPWPRLCVSAFLLLLLAPAEASWRPPVGAAAVRQQLERLRVVGSVLMIAAHPDDENTAFLAWCAQHRKLRTAYLSLTRGEGGQNLIGTEQGELLGVIRTQELLAARRVDGAEQFFTRAVDFGFSKTADETLAKWGRDEILSDIVWVIRNFRPDVIVLRFSGTPRDGHGHHQASAILGREAFRLAADAKAFPEQLKHVKPWQARRLYWNTFSFTRQQEAEEEKMPQRLRIDTGDYNPLLGLSYGELAGLSRSQHRSQGMGSPERRGPAPNFLVLYDGEPARGDFLEGIDTSWNRIPGGAAVGAKLDAALAAFRPEAPERAVPHLIEARRLMAALDHPDARRKLEELDEAIAAAAGLWLDVSASRTWAAPGGQVELAMTALNRSSLQARLLGVALEGMRGAPSFSGGPLEYNQPQTGRATLRVPADEPLTQPLQLRHPQKGNLYGIPNLAEVGPAEAPPVLTAVFRVEIAGGEILVRRPVEHRYVDRVRGERTRPFVIAPPVSLHVSETPLLFRTSAARPVAVEVRAVTGATEGAVKLEAPQGWSVEPAEHRFSLADAGQSATVTFQVAPPAAPARGVLRASARAGGREWRDSVVRIEYEHIPPQVVLRPAETRLLREEILISARRVGYVMGAGDFVPEALREMGCEVELLDERRLTQGDLSAYDAIVTGIRAFNTRADLRAAAGRLREYMERGGTVVVQYNTLEGFGPDASDALLRNVGPFPLRTGRSRVTVEEAPVRVLLPDHPLLQRPNRISAKDFDGWIQERALYFPSEWDGRYEALLETADPGEPPQRGGLLFARVGQGAYIFTSYAWWRQLPAGVTGAWRIFANLVSGGK
- a CDS encoding transcriptional regulator; amino-acid sequence: MERIYKIHKMLDKNRAVPFQKLLEELEVSRASLRRDLQYMRDRLGAPIEYSRERRGYIYAQPPAGEDGDSARYQLPGVWLTPGEMHALLLMYELLSQMDSRVLEGALAPAARRIEALISGGRVKPKDIRRRFRIIAARHRPVDEQIFRIVSTAVLQRKRLNLTYFSRSRGEIMSRTVSPQRLIWYSSNWYLDAWCHTREDFRSFSLDAIRGAALLDQKADEHPQEILDQRLGAGYGIFAGPPRETALLRFGLPASRWIEREIWHPDQRLTPLPGNEFLLEVPYSDPRELVQDILRFVPHVVVESPDSLRQLVLRHLQDALAAHSGEVRKPAAGEARLSAG
- a CDS encoding metallophosphoesterase, producing the protein MAVRLLHTADWQIGMKAAHLGPAAPRAREARLETARRIAELARAEKVDLAILAGDTFEHSAVPLDDVGRVARTLADFGCPVIVLPGNHDPLGAGSLWELPVWDECPNVRIARLETPIELESCVVFPCPLRSRWGTGDPTAWIPSGLFGDRIRIGAAHGAVAGLPNQEQTYSIPADAPALRRLDYLALGDWHSARQYRSPDGAVRMAYSGTPEPASFAEDASGFVLLVDIDSPGAAPRIRQQRVARLRWIREEFQILESGALAAVLRKLEPLASPETVAELHLAGALYPEDRDTLAALRQLASRFLFLRIDDGLRPVLRLEDLPDGPLREAARRLDQLALQEDPSAEARQALQTLLALAKGAGA
- a CDS encoding SMC domain-containing protein, producing MIVRRIAVEHFGRFLQPLEVALDPARPNLLAGPNGSGKSTLLAALASAFTVSATSNAQEIKRWQPWQRNLFPRVTVEFEHAGSLWRLQKEFAFSPRGKALLERFEEGRWRPHAQGRHVEERLPEFLGAPQGGSGSWLVAGALWARQNELAELRLDQPLQERIRNSLGAQIRSGLVDTVLREAKRLYDEDWPPEGKSLRKSSPIRTLEDELTRLRDRVRALQESLDALENDRIQLEKARDESAALEVRKSELEARLRELGEKLKLKTELDAGRLELEKSIQAARFELDTAASVLKLRQTIAADLDAAAKAVSALEERLQRARAEVKSAEDAWIQARAAASARAAEAEAQIRSLNAPPRDLLDRAARLDQQLRELQARLDGALLHVQLQLDAPARIGVHKGSPEGVLEGQAGETLEISGSPEIELALPGFGRMRIWGPSASVEELRGQIARVRLERHQLTQPWGAADLNLLEEKRRQAESLENEAGALRKALAAHESGASPEAVSFARARDSVRDLEEQLRQAHDRQRALQQQKAALDSDPRGESALQQAKEEAARRLAVDETRLRELLERLALLPAGLDLEKQRAENELARLQTQLEQARELRARLSERIAQKQGEGAYARLAEAEEQLAAKQQEYDSALRQARANRLLWQTLNDVLEEAEGSILPRLEQRTIQVLSRINGGFLRGVRLDRSSWKPDAVTPAEAAGALEVAPDRISGGEQEQLHFALRLALADILSESEPQLVVLDDVLLATDSARLRRILDLIEERRPRMQFLILTCHPERFGGLEDARLVRLGARDHSASA